The following proteins are co-located in the Vigna angularis cultivar LongXiaoDou No.4 chromosome 2, ASM1680809v1, whole genome shotgun sequence genome:
- the LOC108327307 gene encoding protein BIG GRAIN 1-like B, which produces MYALDISHTQHTFAFQNNAKTPSFSSSLLDTIYRSINEGESTANDMKLHTQTIIKKQSRILVQQDLTAPTIPRSCLVQKGKGSEKPVKAQMKRKPKSRLHGHDHDREVMFFSSTSSCSDSSSGLLSSSDTESLYGSRSRVSCFAPSRPKPLMTSASNGERLIKPKSRALKMYNNLKKVKQPISPGGKLSTFLSSLLGNGKKAKHSNIQSSCVIYKVSRVLKGERGGDV; this is translated from the coding sequence ATGTACGCCCTCGACATTTCACACACACAACACACCTTCGCCTTCCAAAACAACGCTAAAACCCCCTCCTTCTCCTCCTCTCTCCTCGACACCATCTACCGCTCCATCAACGAAGGAGAGAGCACCGCCAACGACATGAAACTCCACACCCAGACAATCATCAAGAAACAGAGCAGAATCCTCGTCCAACAAGATTTAACGGCGCCCACCATTCCCCGTTCTTGTTTAGTGCAAAAAGGGAAGGGAAGCGAGAAACCTGTGAAAGCACAGATGAAGAGAAAACCAAAATCGCGTTTGCATGGTCACGATCACGACCGGGAGGTGATGTTCTTCAGTTCGACTTCGAGTTGCTCGGATTCCAGCTCTGGATTACTGTCTTCCTCCGACACTGAATCCCTGTACGGATCGAGGTCGCGAGTTTCGTGTTTTGCTCCTTCGAGACCCAAGCCATTGATGACGTCGGCGAGCAATGGAGAGCGTCTTATAAAGCCAAAATCAAGGGCGTTGAAGATGTACAACAATCTGAAGAAAGTGAAGCAACCCATCTCTCCGGGGGGGAAGCTGAGTACTTTTCTCAGCTCTCTGTTGGGGAACGGGAAGAAAGCCAAACATTCAAACATTCAGAGTAGCTGCGTGATTTATAAAGTGAGTAGGGTTCTAAAAGGAGAGAGAGGTGGGGATGTGTAA